Sequence from the Candidatus Accumulibacter similis genome:
GACATCGATTCGACCGGACTGCTCGTGCTGACGCAGGACGGGCGGGTGGCAAGACAGCTGGTGGGCGAGGATTCGCAGATCGACAAGGAGTACCTGGTGCGCGTCGATGGCCAGCTCGACGATCGCGGGCTGGCGCTGCTCAACAACGGACTCAGCCTCGATGATCGCCGGTTGAAACCGGCGCGAGTGGAATGGCTGAACGCCGATCAGCTCCGCTTCGTTCTGCGCGAGGGCAGAAAGCGGCAGATCCGGCGCATGTGCGAACTGGTCGGGTTGCGCGTGCTCGGCCTCAAGCGCGTCCGCATCGGCGCCGTCCGACTCGGCGACCTGCCGCTCGGGCAGTGGCGCTTCCTGCGCCCGGACGAGGTCTTCTGACGCTCGGCGGCGGCGCCGGAATGCCGTCAGAGGACGACCGGCTCGGGCGTCAGCTCGACCGCAAAGCGCCGCCGCACGGCATCCTGGACGGCTTGGGCCAGCGCCATCACCTCGCTCCCGAGGGCGCTGCCGCGGTTGACCAGGACCAGTGC
This genomic interval carries:
- a CDS encoding rRNA pseudouridine synthase — translated: MAERHLCSRRDADDYIAQGWVFVDGKRVSELGTRTSPGAVITLDRRALANQEARRTILLHKPVGYVSGQPEPGRTPAVALIQPERQFRTADTPAFHPSCLRGLAPAGRLDIDSTGLLVLTQDGRVARQLVGEDSQIDKEYLVRVDGQLDDRGLALLNNGLSLDDRRLKPARVEWLNADQLRFVLREGRKRQIRRMCELVGLRVLGLKRVRIGAVRLGDLPLGQWRFLRPDEVF